The proteins below come from a single Azospirillum thiophilum genomic window:
- a CDS encoding LysR substrate-binding domain-containing protein, translated as MSLPDLEIDALRAFVTVADAGGFTAAAERLGRTQSAISVKIKKLEDLLGRRVFERTSRSLALTHDGELLMGYARRLLDLNDETVRRFAEPAAEGDLRLGVAEYFLTDHLPHVLGRFAKLHPRLHIDVRVGLCRDLVTALDGGELDLVISRRDAGDSRGRGIWTEPMRWVASPGLEIPTEGSLPFCTLPAPCVFRNRGLAALGEAGRAWRVVYTSGSVMGVQAAVRAGLGVAVLSESSVPEGVRRLGVEDGLPELGDVEMAIFGETPRNRRLAEPLVGFILDSLSAMRPLRPPLALAGGTRDAA; from the coding sequence GTGTCATTGCCCGATCTGGAGATCGACGCGCTCCGTGCCTTCGTCACCGTGGCGGATGCCGGCGGCTTCACCGCGGCGGCCGAGCGGTTGGGCCGCACCCAGTCGGCGATCAGCGTGAAGATCAAGAAGCTGGAGGATCTTCTGGGCCGCAGGGTGTTCGAGCGCACCAGCCGGTCGCTGGCGCTCACCCATGACGGCGAGTTGCTGATGGGCTATGCCCGCCGCCTGCTGGACCTGAACGACGAGACGGTGCGCCGCTTCGCCGAGCCGGCGGCGGAAGGCGACTTGCGGCTGGGCGTGGCGGAATATTTCCTGACCGACCATCTGCCCCATGTGCTGGGCCGCTTCGCCAAGCTGCACCCGCGCCTGCACATCGATGTGCGGGTCGGCCTGTGCCGCGATCTGGTGACGGCGCTGGACGGCGGCGAACTCGACCTCGTCATCTCCCGCCGCGATGCCGGGGACAGCCGGGGCCGCGGCATCTGGACCGAGCCGATGCGCTGGGTGGCATCCCCCGGGCTGGAGATCCCCACCGAAGGCTCCCTGCCCTTCTGCACCCTGCCGGCACCCTGCGTCTTCCGCAACCGCGGCCTGGCAGCCCTGGGCGAGGCCGGGCGGGCGTGGCGGGTGGTCTACACCAGCGGCAGCGTCATGGGGGTGCAGGCCGCCGTCCGCGCCGGGCTGGGAGTCGCGGTGCTCAGCGAGTCGTCGGTACCGGAAGGGGTGCGGCGGCTGGGGGTGGAGGACGGGCTGCCCGAACTGGGCGACGTCGAAATGGCGATCTTCGGCGAGACGCCGCGCAACCGCCGCCTCGCCGAACCGCTGGTCGGCTTCATCCTCGACAGCCTGTCGGCGATGCGCCCGCTCCGCCCGCCGCTTGCGCTGGCGGGCGGAACGCGGGACGCGGCCTGA
- a CDS encoding substrate-binding domain-containing protein: MTRSFAPAGNLVLALAAAALLAGCQMPGFTPPPTQTAALPPPALPKPPPETRGIWIVGSSALRGSIEQAAAKFDGGPDSKPHLDARGTAAGFRAFCAGVGLDHPDMVASDRPIAAAEYQRCRSGGIALTEYGFGPKRFVYVKDSHMMAVPGVSEFVDSWGRRGKPVSAPTAGS; this comes from the coding sequence ATGACTCGTTCCTTCGCACCGGCCGGCAACCTGGTCCTTGCATTGGCCGCCGCGGCGCTGCTCGCCGGCTGCCAGATGCCGGGCTTCACGCCGCCGCCGACCCAGACCGCCGCCCTGCCGCCGCCGGCACTCCCCAAGCCGCCGCCGGAGACACGCGGCATCTGGATCGTCGGCAGTTCGGCCCTGCGAGGCTCCATCGAACAGGCGGCGGCCAAATTCGACGGCGGCCCCGACAGCAAGCCGCATCTCGACGCCCGTGGCACTGCCGCCGGCTTCCGCGCCTTCTGTGCCGGGGTGGGGCTGGACCATCCCGATATGGTGGCATCCGACCGTCCGATCGCCGCCGCCGAATACCAGCGCTGCCGCAGCGGCGGCATCGCATTGACCGAATACGGCTTCGGTCCGAAGCGCTTCGTCTACGTGAAGGACTCCCACATGATGGCGGTCCCCGGGGTGAGCGAGTTCGTCGACAGCTGGGGCCGGAGGGGCAAGCCGGTGAGCGCCCCCACCGCCGGAAGCTGA
- a CDS encoding ATP-binding protein, producing MKVGIDMGATNAGGAATLDLEELLATRLLVQGNSGSGKSHLLRRLIEQSAQWVQQAIIDPEGDFVTLAQRFGHVVVEADEHSEAALQSVAARVRQHRVSVVLNLEGLDAEMQMRHAAAFLGGLFDADRDFWYPMLVVVDEAQLFAPSAAGEVSDEARKVSLGAMTNLMCRGRKRGLAGVIATQRLAKLAKNVAAEASNFLMGRTFLDIDMARAADLLGMERRQAEMFRDLERGHFIALGPALSRRPLPLRIGAVETQGRTGSPKLMPPPATPTEDARDLIFTATEPEPPRYPVRRPSTSASADLMAQLARGRTAAPPPSSTDTANIAAEAPVLPPPEPEETPEQEAEREAHYEAVLAEVLADPEASYRSLAVLYQDFLVRCRSHGVDGDRLTLSAFRRRLATARAGTGSGDDPAWQRATEVAATLAEDIQPVFLLLARAALDHAPCPSDADVARTCGSRSKGRGRRLLTYMEQRGFIASRSGLGNTRAIGLPALGWETALGDPNADDAADAPEPGGLFAAG from the coding sequence ATGAAGGTCGGCATCGACATGGGGGCGACCAATGCGGGCGGCGCCGCGACGCTCGACCTGGAGGAGTTGCTGGCGACCCGCCTGCTGGTGCAGGGCAATTCCGGCTCCGGCAAGTCGCACCTGCTGCGCCGGCTGATCGAACAGAGCGCCCAATGGGTGCAGCAGGCGATCATCGACCCGGAAGGCGACTTCGTGACACTGGCCCAGCGGTTCGGCCATGTGGTGGTTGAGGCGGACGAACACAGCGAGGCGGCGTTGCAGTCGGTCGCCGCCCGCGTGCGCCAGCACCGCGTCTCCGTCGTCCTGAACCTGGAGGGGCTGGATGCGGAGATGCAGATGCGCCACGCCGCCGCTTTCCTGGGCGGGCTGTTCGATGCCGACCGCGATTTCTGGTATCCGATGCTGGTGGTGGTGGACGAGGCGCAGCTGTTCGCCCCCTCGGCCGCCGGCGAGGTGTCGGACGAGGCGCGCAAGGTCTCGCTCGGCGCCATGACCAACCTGATGTGCCGCGGGCGCAAGCGCGGGCTGGCCGGGGTGATCGCCACCCAGCGGCTGGCCAAGCTGGCCAAGAACGTCGCGGCCGAGGCCTCCAATTTCCTGATGGGCCGTACCTTCCTCGACATCGACATGGCGCGCGCCGCCGACCTGCTGGGCATGGAGCGCCGGCAGGCGGAGATGTTCCGCGACCTGGAGCGCGGGCATTTCATCGCACTCGGCCCCGCCCTGTCGCGCCGGCCGCTGCCGCTGCGCATCGGCGCGGTAGAGACCCAGGGCCGCACCGGCAGCCCCAAGCTGATGCCGCCACCGGCCACCCCGACGGAGGATGCGCGCGACCTGATCTTCACCGCGACCGAGCCGGAGCCGCCGCGCTACCCGGTGCGCCGCCCCTCCACCTCGGCCAGCGCCGACCTGATGGCGCAGCTGGCGCGCGGACGCACCGCCGCTCCGCCGCCGTCCTCCACCGATACCGCCAATATCGCCGCCGAAGCGCCGGTCCTGCCGCCGCCGGAACCAGAGGAAACGCCCGAACAGGAGGCCGAGCGCGAGGCGCACTATGAAGCGGTGCTGGCCGAGGTGCTGGCCGACCCGGAGGCGTCCTACCGCTCGCTGGCCGTGCTGTACCAGGATTTCCTGGTGCGCTGCCGCAGCCATGGGGTGGATGGCGACCGGCTGACCCTCTCCGCCTTCCGCCGCCGGCTGGCCACCGCCCGCGCCGGAACCGGCAGCGGCGACGATCCCGCTTGGCAGCGCGCGACCGAGGTCGCCGCCACGCTGGCGGAGGACATCCAGCCGGTCTTCCTGCTGTTGGCCCGCGCGGCGCTCGACCATGCCCCATGCCCGTCCGACGCCGACGTGGCGCGCACCTGCGGCAGCCGGTCAAAGGGGCGCGGCCGGCGCCTGCTGACCTACATGGAACAGCGCGGCTTCATCGCCAGCCGCAGCGGCCTGGGCAACACCCGCGCCATCGGTCTGCCCGCCTTGGGATGGGAAACCGCGCTGGGCGACCCGAACGCCGACGATGCGGCGGATGCCCCCGAGCCCGGCGGGCTGTTCGCCGCCGGCTGA
- a CDS encoding GGDEF domain-containing protein, with the protein MTVLTTTKAGRPETDRPDTHGVSRDAARSGAGIGAEFDWASAVAALRYAFQPIVQLRSGRCHGYEALLRGFERTGFTTAAELLDEAETAGMLATVETALHAKAVAAYRALAGWSEAKLFLNLDARLIGRADSPWIGRDPATSRNSGIVLELSENRPVAAGVAMDAAVERYRQSGACIAIDDFGVGHSGLRTLYEARPDYVKIDRFFIAGIDADARKRALVSALAGHAHALGIQIVAEGVETVTEFYTCRDLGCDFAQGFLIARPRVDLTGLPNRYPIVEELNRRDRRQPSESHRRLSEVIERLPPLRGDSRKTELLDYFRGDGSASIVPIVDEHDRPLGLIRERDLKRFVYSRFGGELLRNRGLGDRLDDLVIRSPVCDISTPLDRVIEAFSAESAADGIVIVEGGAYAGVLSGGALLRLVHERNLAMATDQNPLTRLPGNAAIQRHIEAALADDGRGHVLAYLDFDNFKPFNDNFGFRQGDRAILMFSERLKAWAGSAGAAIDADAFAGHIGGDDFFLGVSGGEEVEVLARLAELLALFRSDAESLYDAETRVSGGFLAKDRYGAVRRFPLLAASGVAVVIPPGRPLDGKGGSLTPDAVNAAIADHKAAAKGAEDKLCVVRLA; encoded by the coding sequence ATGACTGTGCTGACGACCACCAAAGCCGGACGGCCGGAAACGGATCGGCCAGACACCCATGGCGTAAGCCGGGACGCGGCGCGGTCCGGGGCCGGCATCGGTGCGGAATTCGACTGGGCCTCGGCGGTCGCCGCCCTGCGCTATGCCTTCCAGCCCATCGTCCAGTTGCGGTCCGGCCGTTGCCATGGCTACGAGGCGTTGTTGCGCGGGTTCGAGCGCACCGGTTTCACCACCGCAGCCGAACTGCTGGACGAGGCCGAGACCGCCGGCATGCTGGCGACGGTGGAAACCGCGCTGCACGCCAAGGCGGTCGCCGCCTATCGCGCGCTGGCCGGCTGGAGCGAGGCGAAGCTGTTCCTGAACCTGGATGCAAGGCTGATCGGCCGGGCCGACTCGCCCTGGATCGGACGCGATCCGGCGACGTCCCGCAACAGCGGCATCGTGCTGGAACTGTCGGAAAACCGCCCTGTTGCCGCCGGCGTCGCGATGGATGCGGCGGTGGAGCGTTACCGGCAGAGCGGGGCCTGCATCGCCATCGACGATTTCGGCGTCGGCCATTCCGGCCTGCGCACCCTGTACGAAGCGCGGCCGGACTATGTGAAGATCGACCGCTTCTTCATCGCCGGCATCGATGCCGATGCGCGCAAGCGGGCGCTGGTGTCGGCGCTGGCCGGCCACGCCCATGCGCTGGGCATCCAGATCGTGGCGGAGGGGGTGGAGACCGTTACTGAATTCTACACCTGCCGCGATCTCGGCTGCGACTTCGCCCAGGGCTTCCTGATCGCCCGGCCGCGGGTGGATTTGACCGGGTTGCCCAACCGCTATCCCATCGTCGAGGAACTCAACCGCCGCGACCGCCGCCAACCAAGCGAGTCGCACCGCCGCCTGTCGGAGGTGATCGAGCGGCTGCCGCCGCTGCGCGGCGATTCGCGCAAGACCGAGTTGCTGGATTATTTCCGCGGCGACGGCAGCGCGTCCATCGTCCCCATTGTCGACGAGCATGACCGGCCGTTGGGCCTGATCCGCGAGCGCGACCTGAAGCGCTTCGTCTATTCGCGCTTCGGCGGCGAGCTGCTGCGCAACCGCGGCCTGGGCGACCGGCTGGACGATCTGGTCATCCGCTCGCCGGTCTGCGACATCTCCACCCCGCTGGACCGGGTGATCGAGGCCTTCTCCGCCGAATCCGCCGCTGACGGCATCGTGATCGTGGAGGGCGGGGCCTATGCCGGCGTGCTGTCGGGCGGCGCGCTGCTGCGGCTGGTGCATGAACGCAACCTGGCGATGGCGACCGACCAGAACCCGCTGACCCGGCTGCCCGGCAATGCCGCCATCCAGCGCCATATCGAAGCGGCGCTGGCCGATGACGGGCGCGGCCATGTGCTGGCCTATCTCGACTTCGACAACTTCAAGCCGTTCAACGACAATTTCGGCTTCCGCCAGGGCGACCGCGCCATCCTGATGTTCAGCGAGCGGCTGAAGGCCTGGGCCGGCAGCGCCGGGGCCGCCATCGATGCCGACGCCTTCGCCGGCCATATCGGCGGCGACGATTTCTTCCTGGGCGTCAGCGGCGGCGAGGAGGTCGAGGTGCTGGCCCGGCTGGCCGAATTGCTGGCGCTGTTCCGGTCCGACGCCGAAAGCCTCTATGACGCGGAAACGCGGGTGAGCGGCGGTTTCCTTGCCAAGGACCGCTATGGCGCCGTCCGCCGATTCCCCCTGCTGGCCGCCAGCGGCGTCGCCGTGGTGATCCCTCCGGGCCGTCCCCTCGATGGCAAGGGCGGCAGCCTGACCCCCGATGCGGTCAACGCCGCCATCGCCGACCACAAGGCCGCCGCCAAGGGGGCGGAGGACAAGCTCTGCGTCGTGCGGCTGGCCTGA
- a CDS encoding LysR family transcriptional regulator: MDIGLLVALDALLSEGSVARAAERMNLSAPAMSRTLARLRLAVGDPLLVRAGRRMVPTPRAEAMRERVRALVADAQGLLRPDSLDPATLDRRFTLRTGFAGSIAADLLAALRQQAPNVTLRFVGEGEETADALRDGLVDLDIGVIGAMGPEVRVQTLYRETFAGVVRRGHPLLSEGSPDAASYAAAAHVTASRRGRTRGPVDDALERMGLARRVDLVVPDVHAALFAAAQTDLVATVPPTAARHAIELGLALEIFPLPVAVPEVAVAQAWHPRHDADPAHRILRDCVLAVARRLTQQRTNSA; this comes from the coding sequence ATGGACATCGGCCTTCTGGTCGCGCTCGACGCGCTGTTGAGCGAAGGCAGCGTCGCCCGTGCGGCCGAACGCATGAATCTCAGCGCCCCGGCGATGAGCCGGACCCTGGCCCGCCTTCGCCTTGCGGTCGGCGACCCGCTGCTGGTGCGGGCCGGGCGCCGGATGGTGCCGACCCCGCGGGCAGAGGCGATGCGCGAGCGGGTCCGCGCCCTGGTGGCTGACGCCCAGGGGCTGCTGCGACCCGACAGCCTGGATCCGGCGACGCTGGACCGCCGCTTTACCCTGCGCACCGGCTTCGCCGGGAGCATCGCCGCCGACCTGCTGGCGGCCCTGCGCCAGCAGGCGCCCAACGTCACGCTGCGTTTCGTCGGCGAGGGGGAAGAGACCGCCGACGCCCTGCGCGACGGTCTGGTCGACCTCGACATCGGCGTCATCGGCGCCATGGGGCCGGAGGTGCGGGTGCAGACGCTCTACCGCGAGACCTTCGCCGGCGTCGTCCGCCGCGGCCATCCTCTGCTATCCGAAGGCTCCCCGGACGCGGCCTCCTATGCCGCCGCCGCCCATGTCACAGCCTCACGCCGCGGCCGGACGCGCGGACCGGTGGACGACGCGCTGGAGCGGATGGGGCTGGCACGGCGGGTCGATCTGGTGGTGCCGGACGTCCACGCCGCCCTGTTCGCCGCCGCGCAGACCGATCTGGTCGCCACCGTCCCGCCGACCGCGGCACGCCACGCCATCGAACTGGGACTGGCTCTGGAGATTTTTCCCCTGCCGGTCGCGGTGCCGGAGGTCGCCGTCGCCCAGGCCTGGCACCCGCGCCACGATGCCGACCCGGCACACCGCATCCTGCGTGACTGCGTACTGGCAGTCGCCAGGCGGCTGACGCAGCAGCGCACAAACAGCGCCTGA
- a CDS encoding MFS transporter: MSDTVASRSPAGHAAVLPRLLPLVAIVFLGFSAIGLPLAVLPLHVHGTLGWGAAMVGAVVGLQSLATVLTRRHAGVLCDTRGPKRAVLGGLAASALAGVCYALSLAITDPALGLAAILLGRLVLGFGESLFLTGALSWAITVVGPHNAGKVMAWNGIAMYGAMAAGAPVGLALLQAGGFGAVAVAATLAPLAGLLVAALVPAVPVPGGVRMPFTAVIGRVMRPGFGLALGSVGFAVLASFAPLLFAARGWPGAWAALTAFGGAYILARLVAGGLPDRLGGRRVAVLSLTVEAAGQLLIWSASSPALAVAGAAVTGLGFSLVFPALGVEAVKRVPPQSRGAALGAYVAFFDLSLALSAPAAGLLVAEGSYAPVFLAGAVAAGLSLLLTATGRDAPAPQA, encoded by the coding sequence ATGAGCGACACCGTCGCTTCCCGATCCCCGGCAGGACATGCTGCCGTACTGCCGCGGCTGCTGCCCTTAGTCGCCATCGTCTTTCTCGGTTTCTCGGCCATCGGCTTGCCGCTGGCGGTGCTGCCGCTGCATGTCCACGGCACGCTCGGCTGGGGAGCGGCGATGGTCGGTGCGGTGGTGGGGCTGCAATCGTTGGCGACGGTGCTGACCCGCCGTCATGCCGGCGTGCTGTGCGACACGCGCGGGCCGAAACGTGCCGTGCTGGGCGGCCTTGCCGCCTCGGCGCTGGCCGGCGTCTGCTACGCGCTGTCGCTGGCCATCACCGATCCGGCCCTCGGGCTGGCGGCGATCCTGCTCGGCCGTCTCGTGCTGGGCTTCGGCGAAAGCCTGTTCCTGACCGGGGCGCTCAGCTGGGCCATCACGGTCGTCGGGCCGCACAATGCCGGCAAGGTGATGGCCTGGAACGGCATCGCCATGTATGGCGCCATGGCGGCCGGCGCACCGGTGGGGCTGGCCCTGCTGCAGGCCGGCGGCTTTGGCGCGGTGGCCGTGGCCGCCACGCTGGCGCCGTTGGCCGGGCTGCTGGTCGCGGCGCTGGTGCCGGCGGTGCCGGTCCCGGGCGGGGTGCGCATGCCCTTCACCGCGGTGATCGGCCGGGTGATGCGTCCCGGCTTCGGGCTGGCACTCGGCAGCGTCGGCTTCGCGGTGCTGGCCTCCTTCGCGCCGCTGCTGTTCGCGGCGCGCGGCTGGCCGGGGGCCTGGGCGGCGCTGACCGCCTTCGGCGGTGCCTATATCCTGGCCCGGCTGGTGGCCGGCGGGCTGCCCGACCGGCTGGGCGGCCGCCGGGTCGCCGTGCTGTCGCTGACGGTCGAGGCCGCCGGTCAGCTGCTGATCTGGAGCGCCTCTTCCCCGGCGCTGGCGGTCGCGGGCGCCGCGGTGACCGGGCTCGGCTTCTCGCTGGTCTTCCCGGCGCTGGGGGTGGAGGCGGTGAAGCGGGTGCCGCCGCAAAGCCGCGGTGCGGCGCTCGGCGCCTATGTCGCCTTCTTCGACCTGTCGCTCGCCCTGTCGGCTCCCGCCGCCGGCCTGCTGGTGGCGGAGGGGAGCTATGCGCCGGTCTTCCTGGCCGGTGCGGTGGCGGCCGGGCTGTCGCTGCTGCTGACGGCGACCGGCCGCGACGCTCCTGCGCCTCAGGCGTAG
- a CDS encoding ABC transporter ATP-binding protein, whose translation MMIDIQDLRVAFGKGADAIAAVDGVTLSVREGESFGLVGESGSGKSTVLRAVSGLNDDWTGRIAVDGTVQRPKRPKGFFKLCQMVFQDPYGSLHPRHTVDRILSEPVAIHGLGEADARIDRVLRDVGLDPAFRFRYPHQLSGGQRQRVAIARALVLEPRVLLLDEPTSALDVSVQAEILNLLRRLRAEHGLTMVLVTHNLAVVANLCDRLAVMNRGRLVEEMTVEELRRGAAREPYTLQLLRASRGYDRAAAEGFRDYA comes from the coding sequence ATGATGATCGACATCCAGGATCTGCGGGTCGCCTTCGGCAAGGGCGCCGACGCCATCGCCGCGGTGGACGGCGTCACCCTGTCGGTGCGCGAGGGGGAGAGTTTCGGTCTCGTCGGCGAGTCGGGATCGGGCAAATCCACGGTCCTGCGCGCGGTCAGCGGCCTGAACGACGACTGGACCGGCCGCATCGCCGTCGACGGGACGGTGCAACGGCCGAAACGGCCGAAAGGTTTCTTCAAGCTCTGCCAGATGGTGTTCCAGGACCCCTACGGGTCGCTGCATCCGCGCCACACCGTCGACCGCATCCTCTCCGAACCCGTCGCCATCCATGGGCTGGGCGAGGCCGATGCCCGCATCGACCGGGTGTTGCGTGATGTCGGGCTGGATCCGGCCTTCCGCTTCCGCTACCCGCACCAGTTGTCGGGCGGCCAGCGCCAGCGCGTCGCCATTGCCCGCGCCCTGGTTCTGGAGCCGCGCGTGCTGCTGCTGGACGAGCCGACCTCGGCGCTCGACGTCTCGGTCCAGGCGGAGATCCTGAACCTGCTGCGCCGGCTGCGGGCCGAGCATGGGCTGACGATGGTGCTGGTCACCCACAACCTCGCCGTCGTCGCCAACCTGTGCGACCGGCTGGCGGTGATGAACCGCGGCCGGCTGGTCGAGGAGATGACGGTGGAGGAGTTGCGCCGGGGGGCGGCGCGCGAGCCCTACACGCTCCAACTCCTGCGCGCCAGCCGCGGCTACGACCGGGCGGCGGCGGAAGGGTTCCGCGACTACGCCTGA
- a CDS encoding ABC transporter ATP-binding protein — protein MTDDTPLLEVANLRVAFPTRTGMAEAVRGVSFTLGREKLGIVGESGSGKSMTGRSILRLVPPPGRVTADRLAFRGEDLLAASEKRLRGIRGRRIAMVMQDPKYSLNPVMTVGSQIAEAYRVHSKAGAAEAKRRALEMLAAVRIRDPERVYDRYPHEVSGGMGQRIMIAMMLIPDPDLLIADEPTSALDVTVQMQVLAILDDLCSQRGMGMIFVSHDLNLVASFCDRILIMYAGRVVESCRASELQAATHPYTRGLLASLPRIDEPPDDLPVLSRDPAWLEG, from the coding sequence ATGACGGACGACACCCCCCTGCTGGAGGTCGCCAACCTCCGGGTCGCCTTCCCCACCCGCACCGGCATGGCCGAGGCGGTGCGTGGCGTCTCCTTCACGCTGGGACGCGAGAAGCTGGGCATCGTCGGCGAGTCGGGTTCCGGCAAGTCGATGACCGGCAGGTCGATCCTGCGCCTCGTGCCACCCCCGGGCCGGGTCACCGCCGACCGGCTGGCCTTCCGCGGCGAGGATCTGCTGGCGGCGTCGGAGAAGCGGCTGCGCGGCATCCGCGGCCGGCGCATCGCCATGGTGATGCAGGATCCGAAATACTCGCTCAACCCGGTGATGACCGTCGGCAGCCAGATCGCCGAAGCCTACCGCGTCCACAGCAAGGCGGGTGCGGCGGAGGCGAAGCGACGGGCGCTGGAGATGCTGGCCGCCGTGCGCATCCGCGATCCCGAGCGGGTCTATGACCGCTACCCGCACGAGGTGTCGGGCGGCATGGGCCAGCGCATCATGATCGCGATGATGCTGATCCCCGACCCCGACCTGCTGATCGCCGACGAGCCGACCTCGGCGCTCGACGTCACCGTGCAGATGCAGGTGCTGGCGATCCTGGACGATCTCTGTTCCCAACGCGGGATGGGGATGATCTTCGTCAGCCACGACCTGAACCTCGTCGCCTCCTTCTGCGACCGCATCCTGATCATGTATGCCGGCCGGGTGGTGGAAAGCTGCCGCGCGTCGGAACTGCAGGCGGCGACGCACCCCTATACCCGTGGCCTGCTGGCCAGCCTGCCCAGGATCGACGAGCCGCCGGACGACCTGCCGGTGTTGAGCCGCGACCCCGCCTGGTTGGAGGGTTGA
- the nikC gene encoding nickel transporter permease, producing the protein MTLRTDHSSPGWRDWLTTDTPRSRGQARLGRAWAGWTAFRCNRLAVAGLLIVLALVVVAALAPVLAPHQPYAQDLGNRLQPPNAAHWLGTDSFGRDILSRLIHGARLTLMIVALVAATAPLAGLVIGTAAGYFGGWVDSVLMRITDIALAFPKLILALAFVAALGPGIENAVIAIAITSWPPYARIARAETLTVRRADFISAARLQGASSLRIILGHVMPLCVASLIVRTTLDMAGVILTAAGLGFLGLGAQPPLPEWGAMIASGRQYVLEQWWVAAMPGFAIFIVSLGFNLLGDGLRDVLDPKGD; encoded by the coding sequence ATGACCCTGCGCACCGATCATTCCTCCCCCGGCTGGCGGGACTGGCTGACCACCGACACGCCGCGGTCGCGCGGGCAGGCCCGGCTGGGCCGCGCCTGGGCCGGCTGGACCGCGTTTCGCTGCAACCGGCTGGCGGTGGCCGGGCTGCTGATCGTGCTGGCGCTGGTCGTGGTGGCGGCGCTGGCCCCGGTGCTGGCGCCACATCAGCCCTATGCCCAGGATCTGGGCAACCGGCTGCAACCGCCCAACGCCGCCCACTGGCTGGGCACCGACTCCTTCGGGCGCGACATCCTGTCCCGCCTGATCCATGGCGCACGGCTGACGCTGATGATCGTGGCGCTGGTAGCGGCGACGGCACCACTGGCCGGACTGGTGATCGGCACCGCCGCCGGCTATTTCGGCGGCTGGGTCGACAGCGTGCTGATGCGCATCACCGACATCGCACTGGCATTCCCCAAGCTGATCCTGGCGCTGGCCTTCGTCGCGGCGCTCGGCCCCGGCATCGAGAATGCGGTGATCGCCATCGCCATCACCTCCTGGCCGCCCTATGCCCGCATCGCGCGGGCGGAGACGCTGACCGTGCGCCGCGCCGACTTCATCAGCGCCGCCCGGCTGCAGGGCGCATCGAGCCTGCGCATCATCCTGGGCCATGTCATGCCGCTCTGCGTCGCCTCGCTGATCGTACGGACGACGCTGGACATGGCGGGCGTGATCCTGACCGCCGCCGGGCTGGGCTTCCTCGGGCTCGGCGCCCAGCCGCCGCTGCCGGAATGGGGGGCGATGATCGCCAGCGGCCGGCAATATGTGCTGGAGCAATGGTGGGTCGCCGCCATGCCCGGTTTCGCCATCTTCATCGTCAGCCTGGGCTTCAACCTGCTGGGCGACGGGCTGCGCGACGTGCTGGACCCGAAGGGGGACTGA